A region of Argentina anserina chromosome 5, drPotAnse1.1, whole genome shotgun sequence DNA encodes the following proteins:
- the LOC126796381 gene encoding abscisic acid 8'-hydroxylase CYP707A2 → MELLSLNSMLCMFAASVFIFFFSPIIKLFLTSARRKIPLPPGSLGWPYIGETFQLYSQNPNVFFASKIKRFGSIFKTHILGCPCVMISSPAAAKFVLLTKAHLFKPTFPASKERMLGKQAIFFHQGDYHAKLRKLVLRAFMPAALRNKVGDIEAIAKDSLQSWEGRSINTYQEMKTFTFNVALLSIFGKDEILYREDLKRCYYILEKGYNSMPINIPGTLFYKSMKARKELAQILAKIISTRRESKLDDHNDLLGSFMGDKEGLTDEQIADNVIGVIFAARDTTASVLTWIMKYLGENPSVLEAVTEEQESIMRVKEENGEEKVLNWEDTKKMPITSRVIQETLRVASILSFTFREAVEDVEYEGYLIPKGWKVLPLFRNIHHSPEIFPDPEKFDPTRFEVAPKPNTYMPFGSGNHSCPGNELAKVEILVILHHLTTKCRWSMVGADNGIQYGPFALPQNGLPIILSSKE, encoded by the exons ATGGAATTACTTAGCTTGAACTCCATGCTTTGCATGTTTGCTGCTTctgttttcatcttcttcttctctcccaTCATCAAGCTCTTCCTCACTTCCGCTCGCCGGAAAATTCCACTCCCTCCTGGGTCCCTCGGCTGGCCTTATATCGGCGAGACCTTCCAGCTCTACTCTCAAAATCCAAATGTCTTCTTCGCCTCCAAAATCAAGAG GTTCGGCTCAATCTTCAAGACCCACATCTTGGGATGTCCTTGTGTCATGATTTCCAGTCCGGCAGCTGCGAAATTCGTGCTCTTGACGAAAGCCCATCTGTTCAAGCCTACTTTTCCGGCCAGCAAAGAAAGGATGCTGGGAAAGCAAGCCATATTTTTCCACCAAGGAGACTACCACGCTAAGCTGAGGAAGCTTGTTCTCCGAGCCTTCATGCCGGCAGCCCTCAGAAACAAAGTCGGAGACATTGAAGCCATCGCCAAGGACTCCCTTCAGTCATGGGAAGGTCGGTCGATCAACACCTACCAAGAAATGAAGACG TTCACGTTCAATGTCGCACTCCTTTCCATCTTCGGCAAAGATGAAATCTTATACAGAGAGGATCTCAAGAGATGCTACTACATTCTCGAGAAGGGTTACAATTCTATGCCCATTAATATTCCCGGAACACTCTTCTACAAGTCCATGAAAGCAAGAAAGGAGCTAGCTCAGATCTTGGccaaaataatctcaaccAGGAGAGAAAGCAAGCTCGATGACCACAATGACCTTCTTGGCTCATTCATGGGTGACAAAGAAGGCCTCACCGACGAGCAAATCGCCGACAACGTCATCGGCGTCATCTTCGCCGCCCGTGACACGACTGCTAGCGTTTTGACCTGGATTATGAAGTATCTAGGCGAAAACCCAAGTGTTCTTGAAGCTGTCACC GAAGAGCAAGAATCAATCATGAGAGTTAAAGAAGAGAATGGTGAAGAGAAGGTTCTGAATTGGGAAGACACCAAGAAGATGCCAATTACTTCGAGGGTTATTCAGGAAACACTTCGAGTTGCTTCCATTCTATCTTTCACATTCAGGGAAGCTGTCGAAGATGTTGAGTACGAAG GTTACTTGATCCCAAAAGGGTGGAAAGTTTTACCACTTTTCAGAAACATTCACCACAGCCCAGAGATCTTTCCTGACCCTGAGAAGTTTGATCCCACAAGATTTGAG GTAGCTCCAAAACCCAATACATACATGCCATTTGGCAGTGGGAACCATTCATGTCCTGGGAATGAATTGGCCAAGGTGGAGATTTTGGTCATTCTACACCATCTTACAACAAAGTGCAG GTGGTCTATGGTGGGTGCTGACAATGGCATACAGTATGGTCCTTTTGCTCTTCCCCAAAATGGACTGCCCATCATTTTATCTTCCAAAGAATGA